The Pseudomonas azotoformans genome has a segment encoding these proteins:
- a CDS encoding Lrp/AsnC family transcriptional regulator — MPALDEIDRQLIAALQINARESVAMLARQLGIARTTVTSRLARLEKTQVITGYGVRLSQRVSDGGLQAYVGITVQPRSGKEVLRRLSAMAQVQQLCAVSGEFDYVAWLRTDSPEQLDQLLDQIGSVDGVEKTTTSIILSNKLDRGQPV, encoded by the coding sequence TTGCCCGCCCTAGATGAAATCGATCGCCAACTGATCGCCGCCTTGCAGATCAACGCCCGCGAAAGCGTGGCCATGCTCGCCCGGCAGTTGGGCATCGCGCGCACCACGGTGACCTCTCGCCTGGCGCGCCTGGAGAAAACCCAGGTGATCACCGGCTATGGCGTGCGCCTGAGCCAGCGGGTGTCGGACGGAGGTTTGCAAGCCTACGTGGGCATCACCGTGCAACCGCGCTCTGGCAAAGAGGTGTTGCGCCGGTTAAGCGCCATGGCCCAGGTGCAGCAGCTGTGCGCTGTGAGTGGCGAGTTCGATTACGTCGCCTGGCTGCGCACGGATTCGCCTGAGCAGTTGGACCAATTGCTCGACCAGATCGGCAGCGTGGACGGCGTGGAGAAAACCACGACTTCGATCATCCTCAGCAACAAATTGGATCGCGGTCAGCCAGTTTGA
- the pqqA gene encoding pyrroloquinoline quinone precursor peptide PqqA — protein sequence MTWSKPAYTDLRIGFEVTMYFASR from the coding sequence ATGACCTGGTCCAAACCTGCTTACACTGATCTGCGCATCGGTTTCGAAGTCACCATGTACTTCGCCAGCCGTTAA
- the pqqE gene encoding pyrroloquinoline quinone biosynthesis protein PqqE produces the protein MPEKPPVGLPLWLLAELTYRCPLQCPYCSNPLDFAEQGKELSTEQWFKVFREAREMGAAQLGFSGGEPLVRQDLAELIAEARRLGFYTNLITSGIGLTEQKISDFKKAGLDHIQISFQASDEQVNNLLAGSKKAFAQKLEMARAVKAHGYPMVLNFVTHRHNIDKIDRIIELCIALEADFVELATCQFYGWAQLNRVGLLPTQAQLVRAERITNEYRAKLEAEGHPCKLIFVTPDYYEERPKACMNGWGSIFLTVTPDGTALPCHGARQMPVQFPNVRDHSMQHIWYDSFGFNRFRGYDWMPEPCRSCDEKEKDFGGCRCQAFMLTGDASNADPVCSKSEQHGIILQAREEAEHATQTIEQLAFRNERNSRLIAKG, from the coding sequence TTGCCTGAAAAACCGCCGGTTGGCTTGCCGCTGTGGCTACTGGCCGAGCTGACCTACCGCTGCCCGTTGCAATGCCCGTATTGCTCCAACCCGTTGGACTTTGCCGAGCAGGGCAAGGAGCTGAGTACCGAGCAATGGTTCAAGGTGTTTCGCGAAGCCCGCGAGATGGGGGCCGCACAATTGGGGTTTTCCGGCGGTGAGCCGTTGGTGCGTCAAGACTTGGCCGAGCTGATCGCCGAAGCGCGCAGGCTGGGGTTCTACACCAACCTGATCACCTCCGGCATCGGCCTGACCGAACAGAAAATCAGCGACTTCAAGAAAGCCGGCCTGGACCATATCCAGATCAGCTTCCAGGCCAGCGACGAACAGGTGAACAACCTGCTGGCCGGCTCGAAAAAAGCCTTCGCGCAAAAGTTGGAAATGGCCCGTGCGGTGAAGGCACATGGTTACCCGATGGTGCTGAACTTCGTCACCCATCGGCACAATATCGACAAGATCGACCGCATCATCGAGCTGTGTATTGCGCTGGAAGCGGACTTCGTCGAACTCGCCACCTGCCAGTTCTACGGTTGGGCCCAGCTCAATCGTGTCGGACTATTACCGACCCAGGCGCAACTAGTGCGCGCCGAACGCATCACCAACGAATACCGCGCCAAGCTGGAAGCCGAAGGTCACCCGTGCAAGTTGATTTTCGTCACCCCGGATTACTACGAGGAACGCCCGAAAGCCTGCATGAACGGCTGGGGCAGTATCTTTCTGACGGTGACCCCGGACGGTACCGCCCTGCCCTGTCACGGCGCCCGACAGATGCCGGTGCAATTTCCCAACGTGCGCGACCACAGCATGCAGCACATCTGGTACGACTCGTTCGGCTTCAACCGCTTTCGCGGCTACGACTGGATGCCCGAGCCATGCCGGTCATGCGATGAAAAGGAAAAGGACTTCGGCGGCTGCCGATGCCAGGCCTTCATGCTCACGGGGGACGCAAGCAATGCCGACCCGGTGTGCAGCAAGTCCGAGCAGCACGGCATCATCCTGCAAGCGCGGGAAGAAGCCGAACACGCCACCCAGACCATCGAGCAGTTGGCCTTTCGCAACGAGCGCAACTCACGGCTCATCGCAAAAGGCTGA
- a CDS encoding carbon-nitrogen hydrolase family protein, translating into MRVALYQCPPLPLDVAGNLKRLHTLAHEASGADVLVLPEMFLTGYNIGAEAVGALAETQDGPSAQAIAELAKRVGLAILYGYPERAEDGQIYNAVQLIDAHGQRLCNYRKTHLFGDLDHSMFSAGGDDFPLVELNGWKLGFLICYDLEFPENTRRLALAGAELILVPTANMVPFDFVADVTVRARAFENQCYVAYANYCGHEGEIQYCGQSSIAAPNGQRIAQAGLDEALIVGELDRQSILDARATNHYLQDRRPELYGVLHKP; encoded by the coding sequence ATGCGCGTCGCCCTGTACCAATGCCCACCGTTGCCGCTGGATGTGGCCGGCAACCTCAAGCGCCTGCACACTTTGGCGCATGAGGCGTCCGGCGCCGATGTGCTGGTGCTGCCGGAGATGTTCCTCACCGGCTATAACATCGGCGCCGAGGCGGTTGGCGCCTTGGCCGAAACGCAGGATGGACCGTCGGCACAGGCGATCGCCGAACTGGCCAAACGTGTAGGGCTGGCGATTCTGTACGGTTACCCGGAGCGGGCCGAGGATGGCCAGATCTACAATGCTGTGCAGTTGATCGACGCCCACGGCCAGCGCTTGTGCAACTACCGCAAGACCCACCTGTTTGGCGATCTGGACCACTCGATGTTCAGTGCCGGCGGCGATGATTTCCCGCTGGTGGAGCTCAACGGCTGGAAGCTGGGTTTCCTGATCTGCTATGACCTGGAGTTCCCGGAAAACACCCGGCGCCTGGCCCTCGCCGGTGCCGAACTGATCCTGGTGCCCACCGCCAATATGGTGCCGTTCGACTTTGTTGCCGACGTCACCGTGCGGGCACGGGCGTTCGAGAACCAATGCTATGTGGCCTACGCCAACTATTGCGGGCATGAAGGCGAGATCCAGTATTGCGGGCAAAGCAGCATCGCCGCGCCGAATGGCCAGCGCATTGCCCAGGCGGGCCTGGATGAAGCCTTGATCGTCGGGGAGTTGGATCGTCAGTCGATCCTGGATGCCCGTGCCACCAATCACTACTTGCAGGACCGTCGCCCAGAGTTATACGGCGTGCTGCACAAGCCCTGA
- the pqqB gene encoding pyrroloquinoline quinone biosynthesis protein PqqB — translation MFVQILGSAAGGGFPQWNCNCVNCAGFRDGSLRAQARTQSSIAISDDGVNWVLCNASPDIRAQLQGFAPMQPGRALRDTGISAIILMDSQIDHTTGLLSLREGCPHQVWCTDMVHEDLSTGFPLFTMLTHWNGGLAWNRIELDASFTIPACPNLRFTPLPLRSAAPPYSPHRFDPHPGDNIGLIVEDLRTGGKLFYAPGLGKVDAPLLEIMAGSDCLLVDGTMWDDDEMQRRGVGTRTGREMGHLAQNGPGGMLEVLEKLPEQRKVLIHINNTNPILDEDSPERAELVRRNVEVAYDGMSIEL, via the coding sequence ATGTTTGTCCAGATTCTAGGTTCCGCCGCCGGCGGTGGGTTCCCGCAGTGGAACTGCAACTGCGTGAACTGCGCGGGTTTTCGTGATGGCAGCCTGCGGGCCCAAGCGCGTACCCAGTCGTCCATCGCGATCTCCGACGACGGTGTGAACTGGGTCCTGTGCAACGCCTCGCCGGATATCCGCGCGCAACTCCAGGGCTTTGCACCGATGCAACCCGGCCGCGCCCTGCGGGACACCGGCATCAGCGCAATCATCCTGATGGACAGCCAGATCGACCACACCACCGGCCTGTTGAGCCTGCGCGAAGGCTGCCCGCACCAGGTGTGGTGCACCGACATGGTCCATGAAGACCTGAGCACCGGCTTCCCGCTGTTCACCATGCTCACCCACTGGAACGGCGGCCTGGCCTGGAACCGCATCGAGCTGGACGCCAGCTTCACCATCCCGGCCTGCCCCAACCTGCGCTTCACCCCACTGCCACTGCGCAGCGCCGCACCGCCCTACTCGCCGCACCGCTTCGACCCGCACCCCGGCGACAACATCGGCCTGATCGTCGAAGACCTGCGCACCGGCGGCAAACTGTTCTACGCGCCGGGGCTGGGCAAGGTCGACGCGCCATTGCTGGAGATCATGGCCGGCAGCGACTGCCTGCTGGTGGACGGCACGATGTGGGACGACGACGAAATGCAACGCCGTGGCGTGGGCACCCGCACTGGCCGCGAAATGGGCCATCTGGCGCAAAACGGCCCCGGCGGCATGCTGGAAGTGCTGGAGAAATTGCCCGAGCAGCGCAAAGTGCTTATCCACATCAACAACACCAACCCGATCCTCGATGAAGACTCCCCCGAGCGAGCGGAACTGGTGCGACGCAATGTCGAAGTGGCTTACGACGGCATGAGCATTGAATTGTAG
- a CDS encoding flavin monoamine oxidase family protein codes for MNTFNKNNRHPADGKKPITIFGPDFPFAFDDWIEHPAGLGSIPAANHGAEVAIVGAGIAGLVAAYELMKLGLKPVVYEASKMGGRLRSQAFEGAEGIIAELGGMRFPVSSTAFYHYVDKLGLETKPFPNPLTPASGSTVIDLEGQTHYAQKLSDLPVLFQEVADAWADALEAGSQFGDIQQAIRDRDVPRLKELWNKLVPLWDDRTFYDFVATSKAFAKLSFLHREVFGQVGFGTGGWDSDFPNSMLEIFRVVMTNCDDHQHLVVGGVAQVPMGIWRHVPERCAHWPAGTSLSSLHRGAPRAGVKRIAHAADGRFAVTDNYGDTREYAAVLTTCQSWLLTTQIECDETLFSQKMWMALDRTRYMQSSKTFVMVDRPFWKDKDPETGRDLMSMTLTDRLTRGTYLFDNGDDKPGVICLSYSWMSDALKMLPQPIDKRVKLALDALKKIYPKVDIKARIIGDPITVSWEADPHFLGAFKGALPGHYRYNQRMYAHFMQKDMPAEQRGIFIAGDDVSWTPAWVEGAVQTSLNAVWGIMTHFGGSTHPENPGPGDVFDEIGPIALAD; via the coding sequence ATGAACACGTTCAACAAAAACAATCGCCACCCTGCAGACGGTAAAAAGCCCATCACCATCTTTGGCCCAGACTTTCCGTTTGCCTTTGATGACTGGATCGAACATCCGGCCGGCCTCGGCAGCATCCCCGCCGCCAACCACGGTGCCGAAGTGGCGATCGTCGGCGCCGGGATCGCGGGCCTGGTGGCCGCCTACGAGTTGATGAAGCTCGGTCTCAAGCCGGTAGTATACGAAGCCTCGAAAATGGGTGGCCGCCTGCGCTCCCAAGCCTTCGAAGGTGCCGAAGGCATCATTGCCGAGCTGGGCGGCATGCGCTTTCCGGTGTCGTCCACTGCGTTCTACCACTATGTCGATAAGCTGGGGCTGGAAACCAAACCTTTCCCCAACCCACTGACCCCGGCGTCCGGCAGTACGGTCATCGACCTTGAAGGCCAGACCCACTACGCGCAAAAACTCTCCGACTTGCCGGTGCTGTTCCAAGAAGTGGCGGACGCCTGGGCCGATGCCCTGGAAGCCGGGTCGCAGTTCGGCGATATCCAGCAGGCCATCCGCGACCGTGACGTGCCGCGCCTCAAGGAGCTATGGAACAAACTGGTGCCACTGTGGGATGACCGCACCTTCTACGACTTCGTCGCGACCTCCAAGGCGTTCGCCAAGCTGTCATTCCTGCACCGCGAAGTCTTCGGCCAGGTCGGTTTTGGCACTGGCGGCTGGGACTCAGACTTCCCCAACTCCATGCTGGAAATCTTCCGTGTGGTGATGACCAACTGCGACGACCATCAACACTTGGTGGTCGGCGGTGTGGCCCAGGTGCCGATGGGCATCTGGCGCCATGTACCGGAGCGCTGCGCCCACTGGCCGGCCGGCACCAGCCTGAGCTCGCTGCATCGCGGCGCGCCACGGGCCGGGGTGAAGCGCATCGCCCATGCCGCCGATGGCCGTTTCGCCGTCACCGACAACTATGGCGACACCCGCGAATACGCCGCAGTGCTGACCACCTGCCAAAGCTGGCTGCTGACCACTCAGATCGAATGCGACGAAACCCTGTTCTCGCAAAAGATGTGGATGGCCCTGGACCGCACGCGCTACATGCAATCGTCGAAAACCTTCGTGATGGTCGACCGCCCGTTCTGGAAAGACAAAGACCCTGAAACCGGCCGCGACCTGATGAGCATGACCCTCACCGATCGCCTGACCCGTGGCACCTACCTGTTCGATAACGGCGACGACAAGCCAGGGGTGATCTGCCTGTCTTATTCGTGGATGAGCGACGCCCTGAAAATGCTGCCGCAGCCCATCGACAAACGCGTAAAACTGGCCCTCGACGCCCTGAAAAAGATCTACCCGAAAGTCGATATCAAGGCGCGCATCATCGGTGACCCGATCACCGTGTCATGGGAAGCCGACCCGCATTTCCTCGGGGCCTTCAAAGGCGCGCTGCCGGGCCACTATCGCTACAACCAGCGCATGTATGCGCACTTCATGCAGAAGGACATGCCCGCCGAACAACGTGGGATTTTTATCGCCGGTGATGATGTGTCGTGGACCCCAGCCTGGGTCGAGGGCGCAGTACAGACTTCGCTGAATGCGGTGTGGGGCATCATGACCCACTTCGGTGGCAGCACTCACCCAGAGAACCCTGGGCCGGGTGACGTATTCGATGAAATCGGGCCGATCGCCCTGGCCGACTAA
- the pqqC gene encoding pyrroloquinoline-quinone synthase PqqC, which yields MTDTPLTTTEFEAALRAKGAFYHIHHPYHVAMYEGRATREQIQGWVANRFYYQVNIPLKDAAILANCPDREIRREWIQRLLDHDGAPGEDGGIEAWLRLGQAVGLDPGQLRSQELVLPGVRFAVDAYVNFARRASWQEAASSSLTELFAPQIHQSRLDSWPQHYPWIDPAGYEYFRTRLGQARRDVEHGLAITLQHYTTREGQERMLEILQFKLDILWSMLDAMSMAYELKRPPYHSVTDQRVWHKGIPL from the coding sequence ATGACTGACACGCCATTGACCACCACCGAATTCGAAGCCGCCCTGCGTGCCAAGGGCGCCTTCTACCATATCCATCACCCGTACCACGTGGCGATGTACGAAGGCCGCGCGACTCGCGAGCAGATCCAGGGCTGGGTTGCCAACCGTTTCTACTATCAGGTGAACATCCCCCTGAAAGACGCCGCGATCCTGGCCAACTGCCCAGACCGCGAGATCCGCCGCGAGTGGATCCAGCGCCTGCTCGACCACGACGGCGCCCCCGGTGAAGACGGCGGTATCGAAGCCTGGCTGCGCCTGGGCCAGGCTGTGGGCCTCGACCCGGGCCAACTGCGTTCGCAGGAATTGGTACTGCCCGGCGTACGATTCGCGGTAGACGCCTATGTCAACTTCGCCCGCCGCGCCAGTTGGCAGGAAGCCGCCAGTAGCTCGCTGACCGAATTGTTCGCGCCGCAAATCCACCAATCGCGCCTCGACAGCTGGCCGCAGCATTACCCGTGGATCGACCCGGCCGGTTATGAATATTTCCGCACCCGCCTGGGCCAGGCCCGTCGTGATGTGGAGCACGGCTTGGCGATCACGTTGCAGCACTACACCACCCGTGAAGGCCAGGAACGCATGCTGGAAATTCTCCAGTTCAAACTGGATATTTTGTGGAGCATGCTGGACGCCATGAGCATGGCCTACGAACTCAAACGCCCGCCGTATCACAGCGTGACCGACCAACGGGTGTGGCATAAAGGGATCCCCCTATGA
- the pqqF gene encoding pyrroloquinoline quinone biosynthesis protein PqqF has protein sequence MPAPAPPHQLHLTLANGLRVSLQHAPRLKRCAAVLRVAAGSHDVPLAWPGLAHFLEHLLFLGTDRFPTNEGLMAYVQRHGGQINASTRERTTEFFFELPVALSAGGLERLADMLSHPRLALEDQLREREVLHAEFVAWSRDAKAQQQVALLEGLAADHPLRGFHAGNRDSLPVEREAFQQALQEFHTQFYQSGQMTLSLAGPQSLEALEALAQSFSEQLTSGPLRPQSAPPALMQGDARSYQHTTHHHLHYVIACNAPREALAFLCTWLNASAPGGLLAELKTRQLAATLQASVIYDFVGQAVLDIDFTTPGESATQIEALLHDWLSFFAHSDWTSLREEFALLAARQQQVQGALALARNDSKGLSEQDVVALKALLDSLHLPPSEHSWQLPPNNPFLRPPAKEERAGLIRGQTSAHRGLRTFAQDRSRGRREVSALAFSQALAGDGDEGALYLQWRSAPSGLENALQPLREHARQAGVELSFESLGQDWQVKMIGLQEPMPAVLDALAQSLNQPQEAPPALPPMIAIRELLKALPACCNGHNPESASWPTSRWHGLGLGFSPAHEAAIKSAAARLPGQPAHLDHVLASLSGQRIWHEIKTDADEAALLLFCPTPSQSLADEAAWRLLGHLLQGPFYQRLRVELQIGYAVFSGIRQINGQTGLLFGVQSPSVSLEGIVDHLHVFLKQLPALIDSSADLGNMALAQQFSAQELPSAQAAELLWHAHVAGHPSGYLDQLQSYIQTCAREALQLTAQQLNDAAGGWRCVANGPRISKIWQAAD, from the coding sequence ATGCCTGCGCCGGCCCCCCCTCATCAGCTTCACCTGACCCTCGCCAATGGCTTGCGGGTTTCCTTGCAGCATGCGCCACGCCTGAAACGTTGCGCCGCCGTTTTGCGCGTAGCCGCAGGCAGCCATGACGTGCCGCTGGCTTGGCCGGGGTTGGCGCATTTCCTGGAGCATTTGCTGTTCCTGGGCACCGATCGTTTTCCCACGAACGAAGGGTTGATGGCCTACGTGCAACGTCATGGGGGTCAGATCAATGCCAGTACCCGTGAGCGCACCACGGAATTTTTCTTTGAGCTGCCAGTTGCACTGTCTGCCGGTGGATTGGAGCGTTTGGCTGACATGCTGAGCCACCCGCGCCTAGCGCTGGAGGACCAGTTGCGTGAGCGCGAGGTGCTGCACGCCGAGTTTGTCGCCTGGTCCCGCGATGCCAAGGCGCAGCAGCAGGTCGCGTTGCTGGAAGGGCTGGCGGCGGATCATCCGCTGCGGGGTTTCCATGCAGGCAACCGCGACAGCCTGCCGGTGGAGCGTGAGGCATTTCAGCAGGCGTTGCAGGAATTCCACACACAGTTCTATCAGAGCGGGCAGATGACCTTAAGCCTGGCGGGTCCGCAGTCACTGGAAGCGTTGGAAGCCTTGGCACAGTCGTTCAGCGAGCAACTCACCTCAGGACCGCTACGCCCACAATCCGCTCCACCGGCATTGATGCAGGGCGATGCGCGGAGCTATCAGCACACCACCCACCATCACCTGCACTACGTCATCGCCTGCAATGCGCCACGGGAAGCATTGGCGTTTCTCTGCACCTGGCTTAACGCCTCGGCACCCGGCGGATTGCTGGCTGAATTGAAGACGCGGCAACTGGCGGCTACCCTGCAGGCGTCTGTGATTTATGACTTCGTCGGGCAGGCTGTGTTGGATATCGACTTCACCACCCCAGGCGAATCGGCTACGCAAATCGAGGCGTTGCTGCACGACTGGTTGAGCTTTTTCGCACACAGCGACTGGACCTCACTGCGGGAAGAGTTCGCGCTGCTGGCCGCTCGTCAACAGCAGGTCCAAGGCGCCCTGGCCTTGGCTCGAAACGACAGCAAAGGCCTGTCGGAACAGGACGTCGTCGCCCTCAAGGCCCTGCTTGATTCGCTGCACCTGCCGCCCTCCGAGCACTCATGGCAACTGCCACCGAACAACCCATTCCTGCGCCCACCGGCCAAGGAAGAACGCGCCGGCCTGATTCGCGGCCAGACCAGCGCTCACCGGGGCTTGCGCACCTTTGCGCAGGATCGCTCCCGTGGACGTAGGGAAGTGTCGGCGCTGGCATTCAGCCAGGCATTGGCAGGCGACGGTGATGAGGGTGCGCTGTATCTGCAATGGCGATCAGCCCCCTCCGGCCTGGAAAACGCTTTGCAGCCGTTACGCGAGCATGCCCGTCAGGCGGGCGTCGAATTGTCGTTCGAAAGCCTGGGCCAAGACTGGCAGGTGAAAATGATTGGGCTGCAGGAGCCCATGCCGGCCGTGCTGGACGCGTTGGCGCAAAGCCTGAATCAACCGCAAGAAGCCCCACCCGCCTTACCGCCGATGATCGCCATCCGTGAATTGCTCAAGGCGCTCCCCGCGTGCTGCAACGGTCACAATCCCGAATCGGCATCCTGGCCTACTTCGCGCTGGCACGGCCTGGGACTGGGTTTCTCCCCAGCGCATGAAGCCGCGATCAAGAGCGCAGCGGCCCGTCTGCCAGGGCAGCCTGCACACCTCGATCATGTTCTGGCCTCTCTCAGCGGCCAGCGTATCTGGCATGAGATTAAAACCGACGCTGATGAAGCCGCACTGCTGCTGTTTTGCCCAACGCCAAGTCAGTCCCTGGCGGATGAGGCCGCCTGGCGACTGCTTGGCCATCTGCTCCAAGGCCCGTTCTACCAGCGCCTGCGCGTCGAGTTGCAAATCGGCTATGCCGTGTTCAGCGGCATCCGACAGATCAACGGCCAGACCGGCCTGTTATTCGGCGTGCAATCCCCCAGCGTGTCGTTGGAAGGCATCGTTGATCACCTGCACGTATTCCTGAAACAACTGCCAGCCCTGATCGATAGCAGCGCCGACTTGGGCAACATGGCTTTGGCACAGCAATTCTCAGCACAGGAACTGCCCAGCGCCCAAGCCGCCGAACTGCTGTGGCACGCCCATGTGGCGGGCCATCCGTCGGGTTATCTGGATCAATTGCAATCCTACATCCAAACCTGCGCCCGCGAAGCGTTACAGCTCACCGCCCAGCAATTGAACGACGCCGCAGGCGGCTGGCGTTGCGTGGCCAACGGCCCGCGTATCTCGAAAATCTGGCAAGCGGCAGACTGA
- a CDS encoding YqaE/Pmp3 family membrane protein: MDIIRIIIAILLPPLGVFLQVGFGGAFWLNILLTLCGYFPGIIHAVYIIAKR; this comes from the coding sequence ATGGACATCATTCGTATCATCATCGCCATTCTGCTGCCGCCACTGGGTGTGTTCCTGCAAGTGGGTTTCGGCGGCGCGTTCTGGCTGAATATTCTGCTGACCTTGTGCGGTTACTTCCCGGGCATCATCCACGCGGTGTACATCATCGCCAAGCGCTGA
- a CDS encoding LysR family transcriptional regulator produces MLRELKTFIAVTRHGTFAAAGMHIGLTQSAVSAQIRQLEQALGVPLFDRTGRQATLNAAGLRALPLAKEILETFNRMAVPVDANEYRGELKVGAITTAQTGLLPQALVRLRQAAPAVECKLIPGVSLDLLSQVDAGELDSAIIIRPPFDLPKELHVQVLRKEPFVLIVPDRLAGDNPLQLLATQPHVRYDRASFGGRLVSRFLREQKLDVQVALELDELEAIVKMVECGLGVSLIPQAGLWLERSPKVRIIPLGSLTFYREIILLSRYNQRQLPVPQLFARCLLADASL; encoded by the coding sequence ATGCTGCGCGAACTGAAAACCTTTATTGCGGTAACCCGGCACGGTACGTTTGCGGCGGCGGGTATGCATATCGGGCTGACGCAGTCGGCGGTCAGTGCACAAATTCGTCAATTGGAGCAGGCCCTCGGCGTGCCGTTGTTCGACCGCACCGGACGCCAGGCCACGCTGAATGCTGCCGGGCTACGCGCACTGCCGCTGGCCAAGGAGATTCTGGAAACCTTCAACCGCATGGCGGTACCGGTGGATGCCAACGAGTACCGGGGCGAGTTGAAAGTCGGCGCCATCACCACCGCGCAAACCGGTTTGCTGCCCCAGGCGCTGGTGCGTTTGCGCCAGGCGGCGCCGGCGGTGGAGTGCAAGCTGATACCGGGTGTGTCCCTGGATCTGTTGAGCCAAGTAGATGCAGGCGAATTGGACTCGGCCATCATCATCCGTCCGCCCTTCGACCTGCCCAAGGAGTTGCATGTGCAGGTGCTGCGCAAGGAGCCGTTTGTGCTGATCGTGCCTGACAGGCTAGCGGGTGATAACCCTCTGCAACTGCTCGCGACGCAGCCTCACGTGCGTTATGACCGGGCCTCATTTGGTGGTCGGTTGGTCAGCCGATTCCTGCGTGAGCAGAAGCTTGACGTGCAGGTGGCGCTGGAGTTGGACGAGTTGGAGGCCATCGTCAAGATGGTCGAGTGCGGCCTGGGTGTATCGCTGATTCCTCAGGCCGGGTTGTGGCTGGAACGCTCGCCCAAGGTACGAATTATCCCACTGGGCAGCCTGACCTTTTACCGCGAAATCATCCTGCTCAGCCGCTACAACCAGCGCCAACTCCCTGTACCGCAACTGTTTGCCCGCTGCCTGCTCGCGGACGCCAGCCTGTAA
- the pqqD gene encoding pyrroloquinoline quinone biosynthesis peptide chaperone PqqD, translating to MSFDRSKKPTWRQGYRYQYEPAQKGHVLLYPEGMIKLNDSAALIGGLIDGERDVAAIIAELDKQFPGVPELGKDIEDFMEVARAEHWITLA from the coding sequence ATGAGCTTTGATCGCAGCAAGAAACCCACCTGGCGCCAGGGCTATCGCTACCAGTACGAGCCCGCGCAAAAAGGCCATGTGCTGCTTTATCCCGAGGGCATGATCAAGCTCAACGACAGCGCTGCGCTGATCGGTGGTTTGATCGACGGCGAGCGCGACGTGGCGGCGATCATCGCTGAGCTGGATAAACAGTTCCCCGGCGTGCCAGAACTCGGTAAAGACATCGAGGACTTCATGGAGGTCGCCCGTGCAGAGCACTGGATTACCCTTGCCTGA